The Pseudofrankia inefficax genome window below encodes:
- a CDS encoding NAD-dependent epimerase/dehydratase family protein, giving the protein MSRKRRVFLTGATGNWGRRVLREFAGRADRFDVVALVLPTRRERAAIAEFADLPNLRVVWGDLTDYDAVERCVRGSDYVLHVGAIVSPQADDQPELTHRVNVGGARNIIRAVQAQADPGATSVVMIGSVAETGDRNPPHHWGRVGDPLRVSQFDEYGQSKIISERALVESGLPRWVWLRQTGIFHSGMLEIRDAIMTHVPFAGVMEWATAEDSARLLANICEDGVPEHFWGRVYNIGGGEAWRLTNWEMLVRLGTTLGVKDIRRWYDRDWFATRNFHGQWYTDSDELEALVPFRQDTVDDALARAVRACPRSVRLAGRIPATVVKNLVIGPLTRQPRGTMAWIRADDDARIRAYFGSRADWEAIGDWSTFRIPAPDRSPRLLDHGYDESKDPAAWTDDDFAAAADFRGGELLSENLPAGDVAAPLRWRCADGHEFTGSPRLVLTAGHWCPDCVRDPAGYAKQAVANRFLAQVEPTS; this is encoded by the coding sequence ATGAGCCGAAAACGGCGGGTGTTCCTGACCGGCGCGACCGGCAACTGGGGCCGCCGGGTCCTGCGCGAGTTCGCCGGGCGGGCGGACCGGTTCGACGTCGTGGCCCTGGTGCTGCCGACCCGGCGGGAGCGCGCCGCCATCGCCGAGTTCGCCGACCTGCCGAACCTGCGGGTGGTCTGGGGTGACCTGACGGACTACGACGCCGTCGAGCGCTGTGTGCGCGGCAGCGACTACGTCCTGCATGTCGGCGCCATCGTCTCCCCGCAGGCCGACGACCAGCCGGAGCTCACCCACCGGGTGAACGTCGGCGGCGCCCGGAACATCATCAGGGCGGTCCAGGCCCAGGCCGATCCCGGCGCGACCAGCGTCGTCATGATCGGTTCGGTGGCCGAGACCGGCGACCGGAACCCGCCGCACCACTGGGGCCGGGTCGGCGACCCGCTTCGGGTCTCCCAGTTCGACGAGTACGGGCAGAGCAAGATCATCTCCGAGAGGGCCCTGGTCGAGTCCGGGCTGCCGCGCTGGGTGTGGCTGCGCCAGACCGGGATCTTCCACTCCGGAATGCTGGAGATCCGCGACGCGATCATGACCCACGTGCCGTTCGCGGGCGTGATGGAGTGGGCGACCGCCGAGGACTCGGCCCGGCTGCTCGCCAACATCTGCGAGGACGGGGTGCCCGAGCATTTCTGGGGCCGGGTCTACAACATCGGCGGCGGCGAGGCCTGGCGGCTGACCAACTGGGAGATGCTGGTCCGGCTGGGCACCACCCTCGGGGTGAAGGACATCCGGCGCTGGTATGACCGAGACTGGTTCGCCACGCGCAACTTCCACGGCCAGTGGTACACCGACTCCGACGAGTTGGAGGCCCTCGTGCCGTTCCGGCAGGACACGGTCGACGACGCACTCGCCCGAGCCGTCCGGGCGTGCCCGCGCTCGGTGCGCCTGGCGGGGAGGATCCCGGCGACGGTCGTGAAGAACCTGGTGATCGGCCCGTTGACCCGCCAGCCCCGAGGAACCATGGCGTGGATCCGGGCCGACGACGACGCGCGCATTCGGGCCTACTTCGGTTCCCGCGCGGACTGGGAGGCGATCGGCGACTGGTCCACCTTCCGGATCCCGGCGCCGGACCGGTCCCCGCGCCTGCTTGACCACGGCTATGACGAGTCCAAGGACCCGGCCGCCTGGACCGACGACGACTTCGCCGCCGCCGCCGACTTCCGCGGCGGCGAACTGCTGTCCGAGAACCTGCCTGCGGGCGACGTCGCGGCCCCGCTGCGCTGGCGCTGCGCCGACGGGCACGAGTTCACCGGCAGCCCCCGTCTCGTCCTCACCGCCGGGCACTGGTGCCCCGACTGCGTCCGGGACCCGGCCGGCTACGCCAAACAGGCCGTGGCCAACCGTTTCCTGGCCCAGGTCGAGCCCACCTCATAG
- a CDS encoding ABC-F family ATP-binding cassette domain-containing protein yields the protein MGHLEVAHVEYYLPDGRVLFSDTSFRVGEGAKTALVGANGAGKTTLLRLLAGELKPHGGTVVVSGGLGVMQQFVGSVRDERTVRDLLVSVAEPRVREVAGQVDAAELAMMERDDEAAQLQYAQALSDWAEVGGYDAETVWDTCTMAALGTPYERAQWREVRTLSGGEQKRLVLEALLRGPDGVLLLDEPDNYLDVPGKRWLEEQLKATRKTVLFVSHDRELLSRAAEKIVSVEPSPAGSDVWVHGGSFETYHEARQQRFERFEELGRRWDEKHAQLKRLVADLQQYAARSPDMASRYQAAKTRLRKFEEIGPPPEPPRRQDIRMRLRGGRTGVRALTCAGLELTGLMRPFDLEVFYGERVAVLGSNGSGKSHLLRLLAGQPVAHTGQWKLGARVVPGHFAQTHAHPELAGHSLVDILWKDHAKNRGGAMSMLRRYELEPQGDLPFEKLSGGQQARFQILLLELAGSTALLLDEPTDNLDLESAEALQTALESFEGTVLAVTHDRWFARTFDRFLAFGMDGQVRETAEPVWDEGRVERSR from the coding sequence ATGGGGCATCTGGAAGTGGCGCACGTCGAGTACTACCTGCCGGACGGGCGGGTGCTGTTCTCGGACACGTCCTTCCGGGTGGGTGAAGGCGCGAAGACCGCCCTGGTGGGCGCGAACGGGGCCGGCAAGACGACGCTGCTGCGGCTGCTGGCGGGCGAGCTGAAGCCGCACGGCGGGACGGTCGTGGTCAGCGGCGGGCTCGGCGTCATGCAGCAGTTCGTCGGGTCGGTGCGCGACGAGCGCACGGTTCGCGACCTGCTGGTCTCCGTGGCCGAGCCGCGGGTCCGGGAGGTGGCCGGCCAGGTCGACGCGGCCGAGCTGGCCATGATGGAGCGCGACGACGAGGCGGCCCAGCTGCAGTACGCGCAGGCGCTGAGCGACTGGGCCGAGGTTGGCGGCTACGACGCCGAGACCGTCTGGGACACGTGCACGATGGCCGCGCTCGGCACACCGTACGAGCGGGCGCAGTGGCGCGAGGTCCGGACGCTGTCCGGCGGGGAGCAGAAACGCCTCGTCCTGGAGGCGCTGCTGCGCGGGCCGGACGGGGTGCTGCTGCTAGACGAGCCGGACAACTATCTCGACGTGCCGGGAAAGCGCTGGCTGGAAGAGCAGCTGAAGGCGACGCGCAAGACCGTGCTGTTCGTCTCGCACGACCGGGAGCTGCTGTCCCGCGCCGCCGAGAAGATCGTCAGTGTCGAGCCGAGCCCGGCGGGCTCCGACGTGTGGGTACACGGCGGCAGCTTCGAGACGTACCACGAGGCCCGTCAGCAGCGCTTCGAACGGTTCGAGGAGCTCGGCCGGCGTTGGGACGAGAAGCACGCCCAGCTGAAGCGGCTCGTCGCCGACCTGCAGCAGTACGCGGCGCGCAGCCCCGACATGGCGTCGCGCTATCAGGCGGCGAAGACCAGGCTGCGCAAGTTCGAGGAGATCGGCCCGCCGCCGGAGCCGCCGCGCCGCCAGGACATCCGGATGCGGCTGCGGGGCGGCCGGACCGGGGTCCGCGCGCTGACGTGCGCCGGGCTGGAGCTGACCGGGCTGATGCGCCCGTTCGACCTGGAGGTGTTCTACGGCGAACGGGTCGCGGTTCTCGGCTCGAACGGCTCCGGGAAGTCGCACCTGCTGCGGCTGCTCGCCGGCCAGCCTGTCGCGCACACCGGCCAGTGGAAGCTGGGGGCGCGCGTCGTGCCGGGGCACTTCGCGCAGACGCACGCCCATCCGGAGCTCGCCGGCCACTCCCTCGTCGACATTCTCTGGAAGGACCACGCCAAGAACCGCGGCGGCGCGATGAGCATGCTGCGCCGCTACGAGCTCGAACCGCAGGGCGACCTGCCGTTCGAGAAGCTGTCGGGTGGCCAGCAGGCGCGGTTCCAGATCCTGCTGCTGGAGCTGGCCGGCAGCACCGCCCTGCTGCTCGACGAGCCGACCGACAACCTCGACCTGGAATCCGCCGAGGCGTTGCAGACGGCGCTGGAGTCGTTCGAGGGCACCGTCCTCGCGGTCACCCACGACCGCTGGTTCGCGCGCACCTTCGACCGGTTCCTGGCGTTCGGCATGGACGGCCAGGTCCGGGAGACCGCGGAGCCGGTCTGGGACGAGGGCCGGGTCGAGCGCAGTCGCTGA
- a CDS encoding response regulator — MTNPLPEPVVPIEVLLVEDDPGDVLMTREAFADYKVKNNLHVVSDGVEALSFLRGEGEFADSPRPDLILLDLNLPLKDGRQVLAEVKSDDKLRRIPVVVLTTSEAEEDVLRSYDLHANAYITKPVDFERFVDVVRHIDDFFVSVVRLPGH, encoded by the coding sequence GTGACGAATCCGCTTCCCGAGCCCGTTGTCCCGATCGAAGTGCTCCTCGTCGAGGACGACCCGGGCGACGTGCTGATGACCCGGGAGGCGTTCGCGGACTACAAGGTCAAGAACAACCTGCACGTCGTCAGCGACGGCGTGGAGGCGCTGAGCTTCCTGCGCGGCGAGGGTGAGTTCGCCGACAGCCCCCGGCCCGACCTGATCCTGCTGGACCTGAACCTGCCCCTCAAGGACGGCCGGCAGGTGCTGGCCGAGGTCAAGTCCGACGACAAGCTGCGCCGCATCCCGGTGGTCGTGCTGACCACGTCCGAGGCCGAGGAAGACGTGCTGCGCAGCTACGACCTGCACGCCAACGCCTACATCACGAAGCCCGTCGACTTCGAACGGTTCGTCGACGTCGTGCGCCACATCGACGACTTCTTCGTCAGCGTGGTCCGCCTCCCCGGTCACTGA
- a CDS encoding PPOX class F420-dependent oxidoreductase, whose product MAISDEKYVAVTTFRKNSVGVSTPTWIVPLDDGRVGFWTSSASGKYKRLRNNPRVTVQPSDNRGRVKADTTPVDGTAELAQAGPDFDAIQTKVRSKYGVMVHITKFFNTVGHLGKGPFPYGDTGIVITLAVPAPSPETAAGPE is encoded by the coding sequence ATGGCGATCAGCGATGAGAAGTACGTGGCGGTCACGACCTTCCGTAAAAACAGCGTCGGCGTTTCCACGCCGACCTGGATCGTGCCGCTCGACGACGGCCGGGTGGGATTCTGGACCTCGTCCGCCTCCGGCAAGTACAAGCGGCTCCGCAACAATCCCAGGGTGACGGTGCAGCCCTCGGACAACCGTGGCCGTGTCAAGGCCGACACGACTCCGGTCGACGGAACAGCCGAGCTGGCCCAGGCCGGCCCGGACTTCGACGCGATCCAGACCAAGGTCCGGTCCAAATACGGCGTAATGGTGCATATTACGAAGTTCTTCAACACGGTCGGCCACCTGGGCAAGGGCCCTTTCCCCTACGGCGACACGGGCATCGTCATCACCCTCGCCGTCCCGGCGCCCAGCCCGGAGACCGCGGCCGGCCCGGAATAG
- a CDS encoding glycosyltransferase family 2 protein, producing MTESRVPEVSIGIPVYNGADFLGAAIESHLAQTFGDFELVISDNASTDGTQDLCRAYAKEDSRIRYVRQAANIGANANYNEVARISRAPFFRWAADDDVLLPEYLEQTYRLLSNDDDAVLCHSFAAHIDENGKPLAPAADGVGFVDDKGTYVDGPDPNVATRKMRSPYPHVRFRDVLLHTKWCFEIFGLIRRDVLLATPLHQKFYGTDRVLLAELALRGTWRVVEEPLWQRRSHSGASNNMSVWQKAQWSNPDAKKSVLPPVTNMIRGYADAVHRQRFPIIEREQCYAAIGVLAVQPDKFRKLLVPGPHNYFGIGNKKSDASHRL from the coding sequence ATGACGGAATCCCGGGTACCTGAGGTCAGCATCGGGATTCCGGTGTACAACGGCGCTGACTTCCTCGGGGCGGCGATCGAGTCGCATCTGGCGCAGACGTTCGGTGACTTCGAGCTGGTGATCTCCGACAACGCCTCCACCGACGGAACCCAGGACCTGTGCCGGGCGTACGCCAAGGAGGACTCGCGGATTCGCTACGTGCGCCAGGCGGCGAACATCGGCGCGAACGCGAACTACAACGAGGTCGCCCGGATCTCGCGCGCACCCTTCTTCCGGTGGGCGGCCGACGACGACGTCCTGTTGCCGGAGTATCTGGAACAGACGTACAGACTGCTGAGCAACGACGACGACGCCGTCCTGTGCCACTCGTTCGCCGCGCACATCGACGAGAACGGCAAGCCGCTGGCGCCCGCCGCCGACGGCGTGGGGTTCGTCGACGACAAGGGCACCTACGTCGACGGGCCGGACCCGAACGTCGCCACCCGCAAGATGCGCTCCCCGTACCCGCACGTCCGTTTTCGCGACGTACTGCTGCACACGAAGTGGTGTTTCGAGATCTTCGGCCTGATCCGCCGGGACGTCCTGCTGGCGACCCCGCTGCATCAGAAGTTCTACGGGACCGACCGGGTCCTGCTCGCCGAGCTGGCGCTGCGGGGGACCTGGCGGGTCGTGGAGGAGCCGCTGTGGCAGCGCCGCTCGCACTCCGGGGCGTCGAACAACATGAGCGTCTGGCAGAAGGCTCAGTGGAGTAACCCGGACGCGAAGAAGAGCGTGCTGCCCCCGGTCACCAACATGATCCGGGGATACGCCGACGCCGTGCACCGGCAGCGGTTCCCGATCATCGAGCGGGAGCAGTGCTATGCCGCCATCGGGGTGCTCGCCGTCCAGCCGGACAAGTTCCGCAAGCTCCTGGTGCCCGGTCCGCACAACTACTTCGGCATCGGCAACAAGAAGTCGGACGCCTCGCACCGCCTCTGA
- a CDS encoding MFS transporter, with the protein MSPRRRLAVLVTVCLAVFAINLDTTIVNVALPDLARQLGATTRDLQWIVDGYNLAFAALVLTAGSIGDRFGRRPVLLGGLVGFALMSGIGALCDGAGALVAVRFVMGAFAALIFPTTLSIITNAYPDRAERAKAIGVWGAVTGLGVAIGPVTGGLLLAHFWWGSVFVALVPVALVAAVLAFVLVPESSDPAAARLDLPGLVTSSAAIGLLVYTIIEAPDRGWTSALTLGGFAVTAAVAAAFVMLERRHPAPMLDVSLFRTPAFSAASGAVTVAFFALFGFIFLITQYFQFIRGFGTVSTGVRILPVALTIALGSVTGTLLAGRLGTRTIVVTGLVLFGGSFAWIAVSSTYQPYLQIAAQMVLMGTGLGLTTAPATESILSVLPAAKAGVGSAVNDATREAGGTLGVAVIGSVFTSIYTHHLAGTAVAALPAQAANAARDSVGAAFQVASQAGPALRDQLVSDVNASFMSGLHIACFVAAGVCWLGALGALALPGRRGMHAPQAEPAVAPEAAAAV; encoded by the coding sequence ATGAGCCCCCGCCGCCGGCTCGCGGTCCTCGTGACCGTCTGCCTGGCCGTCTTCGCGATCAACCTGGACACCACGATCGTCAACGTCGCTCTGCCGGACCTCGCCCGCCAGCTCGGGGCGACCACCAGGGACCTGCAGTGGATCGTCGACGGCTACAACCTGGCCTTCGCCGCCCTCGTGCTCACCGCCGGCTCGATCGGAGACCGGTTCGGCCGGCGGCCGGTGCTGCTCGGCGGGCTCGTCGGCTTCGCGCTGATGAGCGGGATCGGGGCGCTGTGCGACGGCGCCGGCGCGCTGGTGGCGGTGCGCTTCGTCATGGGGGCGTTCGCCGCGCTGATCTTCCCGACGACCCTGTCGATCATCACCAACGCCTACCCCGACCGGGCCGAGCGGGCCAAGGCGATCGGCGTGTGGGGCGCCGTCACCGGCCTCGGCGTCGCGATCGGTCCCGTCACCGGTGGGCTGTTGCTCGCCCACTTCTGGTGGGGCAGCGTCTTCGTCGCGCTCGTCCCGGTCGCCCTGGTCGCGGCCGTGCTCGCGTTCGTGCTGGTGCCGGAGTCCTCCGACCCGGCCGCCGCCCGGCTCGACCTGCCCGGCCTGGTGACGTCCTCGGCCGCCATCGGGCTGCTCGTCTACACGATCATCGAGGCGCCGGACCGCGGCTGGACCTCGGCCCTGACCCTGGGCGGGTTCGCCGTCACCGCCGCCGTCGCGGCCGCGTTCGTCATGCTGGAGCGGCGCCACCCGGCCCCGATGCTCGACGTGTCCCTGTTCCGGACGCCGGCCTTCTCGGCCGCCAGCGGTGCGGTGACCGTCGCGTTCTTCGCGCTCTTCGGGTTCATCTTCCTGATCACGCAGTACTTCCAGTTCATCCGCGGGTTCGGCACCGTCTCGACCGGAGTCCGGATCCTGCCGGTGGCACTCACCATCGCGCTCGGATCGGTGACCGGCACCCTGCTGGCCGGCCGGCTCGGCACCAGGACCATCGTCGTCACCGGTCTGGTGCTGTTCGGCGGCTCGTTCGCGTGGATCGCGGTGTCCAGCACCTACCAGCCGTACCTGCAGATCGCGGCCCAGATGGTTCTCATGGGCACCGGCCTGGGCCTGACCACGGCCCCGGCCACCGAGTCGATCCTCAGCGTGCTGCCCGCCGCGAAGGCCGGTGTCGGGTCGGCGGTCAACGACGCCACCCGCGAGGCCGGGGGCACGCTCGGGGTCGCCGTCATCGGCAGCGTCTTCACCTCGATCTACACCCACCACCTGGCCGGCACGGCGGTCGCCGCGCTGCCGGCCCAGGCGGCGAACGCGGCGCGCGACTCCGTCGGGGCCGCGTTCCAGGTCGCCAGCCAGGCCGGCCCCGCGCTACGGGACCAGCTCGTCTCCGACGTCAACGCGTCGTTCATGAGCGGCCTGCACATCGCCTGCTTCGTCGCGGCCGGCGTCTGCTGGCTGGGCGCTCTCGGCGCGCTCGCGCTGCCCGGCCGCCGGGGCATGCACGCCCCGCAGGCCGAGCCGGCGGTGGCTCCCGAGGCGGCGGCCGCCGTCTGA
- a CDS encoding pyridoxamine 5'-phosphate oxidase family protein, which yields MTTPTTRLDRPYSAPSAVAVSWEQAEAVLRDAELSWISTVRPDGGPHVTPLVAVWLDGALYFHTGAQEQKYANLRANPRVVLTTGAATWDHGIDVVVEGEAVPATDEAILTRLAAAFATKWDGRWRLSARDGHLVNADMGGVSEAFEVRPTRAYAHTKGEPFSQTTYTF from the coding sequence ATGACAACGCCGACCACCCGGCTCGACCGTCCCTACAGCGCGCCCAGTGCCGTCGCCGTCAGCTGGGAGCAGGCCGAGGCCGTGCTGCGTGACGCGGAACTCAGCTGGATCTCCACGGTGAGGCCCGACGGAGGGCCGCACGTGACCCCGCTTGTCGCCGTCTGGCTCGACGGGGCGCTGTACTTCCACACGGGCGCCCAGGAGCAGAAGTACGCCAACCTGCGGGCGAACCCGCGCGTCGTCCTCACCACCGGCGCGGCCACCTGGGATCACGGCATCGACGTGGTGGTCGAGGGCGAGGCCGTCCCCGCCACCGATGAGGCGATCCTCACCCGGCTCGCGGCCGCGTTCGCCACCAAGTGGGACGGCCGCTGGCGGCTCTCCGCCCGCGACGGGCACCTCGTCAACGCCGACATGGGCGGGGTCAGCGAGGCGTTCGAGGTCCGGCCGACGCGGGCGTACGCGCACACCAAGGGTGAGCCGTTCAGCCAGACGACCTATACCTTCTGA
- a CDS encoding sensor histidine kinase: MSPPTREDVAPPGPGRRGRLGAITRSWPLRRRLAAALTVTSVILLTGVGLTTASLVQLERAIHERTDIVSPARTQAATLMTSLVDQETGLRGYLLDGKADALQPYDDGGKAQTAALTRLDQLVGGRPGLSDDLGALRTTVADWHREYADPVAAAARRGDLTAARAIDPENFGKPSFDAVRAADDRLDTSLTTRALAARSRVTSTLHQLIAVLIVIGLAFAALMGGIGRSLRLWVTGPLERISQDASTVAGGDLAHTVARAGPPDLAALADSVENMRLQLVHELGTVWEAAAKLEEQADALRRSNRDLEQFAYVASHDLQEPLRKVASFCQLLERRYGDQLDERGQQYIDFAVDGAKRMQKLINDLLAFSRVGRTTDEFVPVDLGDVLARARQALATAIEASEAEITADPLPTVAGDPTLLAAVFQNLIGNAIKFRGTETPRIHIGVVAQSVGAQSGTWELSCSDNGIGIEADYAEKIFVIFQRLHRRESYDGTGIGLALVRKIIEFHGGTIWLDTAVESGTTFRWTLPNNAPTLPAIADTARQVAVHEGAT; encoded by the coding sequence GTGAGTCCACCCACGCGGGAAGACGTGGCGCCACCCGGGCCCGGCCGGCGCGGGCGGCTCGGCGCGATCACCCGGTCCTGGCCGCTGCGGCGCCGGCTGGCGGCGGCGCTGACCGTGACGTCGGTCATCCTGCTCACCGGGGTCGGCCTCACGACCGCCAGCCTGGTCCAGCTGGAGCGCGCGATCCACGAGCGGACCGACATCGTCTCACCGGCCCGGACCCAGGCCGCCACGCTGATGACCAGCCTCGTGGACCAGGAAACCGGCCTGCGCGGCTACCTCCTGGACGGCAAGGCCGACGCGCTGCAGCCCTACGACGACGGCGGCAAGGCGCAGACCGCTGCCCTGACCCGGCTCGACCAGCTCGTCGGCGGCCGGCCCGGCCTCTCCGACGATCTCGGCGCGCTGCGGACCACGGTCGCGGACTGGCACCGGGAGTACGCCGACCCGGTGGCAGCCGCGGCCCGGCGCGGCGACCTCACGGCCGCTCGCGCCATCGACCCGGAGAACTTCGGCAAGCCGTCGTTCGACGCGGTCAGAGCGGCCGACGACCGCCTCGACACCTCTCTGACGACCAGGGCACTGGCCGCCCGCAGCCGGGTGACCTCGACGCTGCACCAGCTCATCGCGGTCCTGATCGTCATCGGGCTCGCGTTCGCCGCGCTGATGGGTGGCATCGGGCGCTCGCTGCGGCTCTGGGTCACCGGGCCGCTGGAGCGGATCAGCCAGGACGCCAGCACGGTCGCGGGCGGAGACCTCGCCCACACCGTGGCCAGGGCCGGGCCGCCCGACCTCGCCGCGCTGGCCGACAGCGTGGAGAACATGCGGCTACAGCTGGTGCACGAGCTCGGCACGGTCTGGGAGGCGGCGGCCAAGCTGGAGGAGCAGGCCGACGCGTTGCGCCGGTCGAACCGGGATCTGGAGCAGTTCGCCTACGTCGCCTCGCACGACCTGCAGGAACCGCTGCGCAAGGTGGCCAGCTTCTGCCAGCTGCTCGAACGGCGCTACGGCGACCAGCTCGACGAGCGTGGCCAGCAGTACATCGACTTCGCCGTTGACGGGGCCAAGCGGATGCAGAAGCTCATCAACGACCTGCTGGCGTTCTCCCGGGTCGGGCGGACCACCGACGAGTTCGTGCCGGTCGACCTGGGCGACGTGCTGGCCCGGGCCAGGCAGGCCCTCGCCACGGCGATCGAGGCGTCCGAGGCGGAGATCACCGCCGATCCGCTGCCCACCGTGGCCGGGGACCCGACCCTGCTCGCCGCCGTGTTCCAGAACCTGATCGGCAACGCGATCAAGTTCCGCGGGACGGAGACGCCCCGCATCCACATCGGCGTCGTGGCCCAGTCCGTCGGGGCACAGTCCGGCACCTGGGAACTGTCCTGTTCGGACAACGGGATCGGCATCGAGGCCGACTACGCCGAGAAGATCTTCGTCATCTTCCAACGCCTGCACCGCCGGGAAAGCTACGACGGAACCGGCATCGGCCTGGCCCTCGTACGCAAGATCATCGAATTTCACGGCGGAACGATCTGGTTGGATACCGCTGTGGAGTCGGGTACGACCTTTCGTTGGACACTCCCGAACAATGCCCCCACCTTGCCCGCGATTGCTGACACGGCGCGCCAAGTCGCCGTGCATGAAGGAGCAACGTGA
- a CDS encoding TetR/AcrR family transcriptional regulator, with product MPTEEPSRPYHHGHLREALVEAGVGLARTGGPEAVVLRSATRAAGVSHNAAYRHFDDRDELLRAVCERCMSQLAQLMEARIDAVPLEGDPVADAWLRLGALGSAYVEFATSEPGWFRTAFAVPRTTHMFQPGEGVGNCGLGPYEMLGAGLDELVRVGAIPAERRPGAEYVAWSAVHGLSSLIIDGPLRELPDDERARALDTVLEAVVRGL from the coding sequence ATGCCAACCGAAGAACCGAGCCGCCCGTACCACCACGGTCATCTGCGGGAGGCACTCGTCGAGGCCGGGGTCGGGCTGGCCCGGACCGGGGGCCCCGAGGCTGTCGTGCTGCGCTCGGCGACGCGGGCCGCCGGGGTCTCACACAACGCGGCCTACCGGCACTTCGACGACCGGGACGAGCTGCTGCGGGCCGTGTGCGAACGATGCATGAGCCAGCTGGCCCAGCTCATGGAGGCCCGGATCGACGCCGTGCCCTTGGAGGGCGACCCGGTGGCGGACGCCTGGCTCAGGCTCGGGGCGCTCGGCAGCGCCTACGTCGAGTTCGCCACCTCGGAACCCGGCTGGTTCCGGACGGCGTTCGCGGTGCCGCGCACCACGCACATGTTCCAGCCCGGCGAAGGAGTCGGGAACTGCGGGCTCGGCCCCTACGAGATGCTCGGCGCCGGGCTCGACGAGCTGGTCCGGGTGGGCGCGATCCCAGCCGAACGCCGACCCGGCGCCGAGTACGTGGCCTGGTCGGCCGTACATGGCCTGTCGAGCCTGATCATCGACGGCCCGCTACGCGAGCTTCCCGACGACGAGCGAGCCCGCGCCCTCGACACCGTCCTCGAGGCCGTCGTCCGGGGGCTGTGA
- a CDS encoding PP2C family protein-serine/threonine phosphatase, which yields MQSVAELPAPAAAEPSQTAWPVLLVEDDDGDAFLVEELLQETAAPVRLLRATTIAEARTKAAGARCILLDLGLPDSHGLSALETLRRIAPDAAIVVLTGLADEHRGIEAMAAGAQDYLVKGEADGKTLVRALRYAIERRAAEQAARDLHESQLRAEENSRLERGLLPTPLLRDTRLRPTTRYRPGRRQALLGGDFYDIVETPDHVVHVLLGDVCGHGPDEAALGASLRIAWRTLVLSGIPEPDRLTYLQDVLASERTNEELFATVCTLAIAPDRTTLTMRLAGHPPPALIHPHLTALPDTEVGPALGVLDDLLPSERITVPLPPGWELLLATDGLLEGRDGPTGERLGWNGVLTEIATINPPPGDDNLPDVLIDRIERRNGGPLTDDVALLLLRGPTP from the coding sequence ATGCAGAGCGTGGCCGAGCTGCCGGCACCGGCCGCGGCCGAGCCCAGCCAGACCGCGTGGCCCGTCCTGCTGGTCGAGGACGACGACGGCGACGCCTTCCTCGTCGAGGAACTGCTCCAGGAAACCGCCGCCCCCGTCCGGCTCCTGCGCGCCACGACGATCGCCGAGGCCCGCACCAAGGCCGCCGGGGCCCGCTGCATCCTGCTCGACCTCGGGCTGCCCGACAGCCACGGCCTGTCCGCCCTGGAGACGCTGCGCCGGATCGCCCCCGACGCCGCCATCGTCGTCCTGACCGGCCTCGCCGACGAACACCGTGGCATCGAGGCCATGGCCGCCGGCGCCCAGGACTACCTCGTCAAGGGCGAAGCCGACGGCAAGACCCTGGTCAGGGCGCTGCGGTACGCGATCGAACGGCGCGCGGCCGAGCAGGCCGCCCGCGACCTGCACGAGTCACAACTACGCGCCGAGGAGAACTCCCGCCTCGAACGCGGCCTGCTCCCCACCCCACTACTACGCGACACCCGCCTACGCCCCACCACCCGCTACCGACCCGGACGCCGCCAAGCCCTCCTCGGCGGCGACTTCTACGACATCGTCGAAACCCCCGACCACGTCGTCCACGTCCTGCTCGGCGACGTCTGCGGCCACGGACCGGACGAGGCCGCACTCGGCGCCAGCCTGCGCATCGCCTGGCGCACCCTCGTCCTGTCCGGCATCCCCGAACCCGACCGCCTCACCTACCTCCAGGACGTCCTCGCCAGCGAACGCACCAACGAGGAGCTGTTCGCCACCGTCTGCACCCTCGCCATCGCCCCCGACCGCACCACGCTCACCATGCGCCTCGCCGGCCACCCACCACCCGCGCTGATCCACCCACACCTGACCGCACTACCCGACACGGAGGTCGGACCAGCCCTCGGAGTGCTCGACGACCTCCTACCCAGCGAGCGGATCACGGTTCCGCTGCCACCCGGCTGGGAACTACTCCTGGCCACCGACGGCCTCCTCGAAGGCCGCGACGGCCCCACCGGCGAACGCCTCGGCTGGAACGGCGTCCTCACCGAGATCGCCACCATCAACCCACCACCCGGCGACGACAACCTCCCCGACGTCCTCATCGACCGGATCGAACGACGCAACGGCGGCCCACTCACCGACGACGTCGCGCTGCTGCTGCTGAGGGGGCCGACACCGTGA